CGCCGGGAACGCCGCGCTGGGCAGGCCGAAACCGATCCCGAACCGCAGCGGCACCATCAGCACGACGTCCGTGCCGTCGACCTGCTCCGAGAAAATCAGGTCGATCGTCTCGGGACGCAGCAGCTGGACGCCGTGCGCGGCGCCGCCCCGCGAGATCGGTGACAGTGCGCGCGCCAGCGCCCTGGCGTTGCCGTGACCGTTGGCGCCGCCGATGTCTGCCCGCCGCCAGCCGTCGGTCTCGGCGACGGCGGCGAAGTCGGCGGTCGTGCCCAGCAGCGGTCCGAACGTCTTGATCAGCGGATGGTCGGCGGGCAGCAGGTCGAGCGGCAGGTCCAGCGGCGGGGGAGGGACCAGTTCCGCGATGCGATGGGTGTCCTCGGGGCGGGCGCCGAGCTGGACGTCGGCCTGCAGCGGCGTGGCGATCTCGTCGCGGATGAAGTCCTTGAGCGACGAACCGGTGATCCGCCGGACCACCTCGCCGATCAGGTGCCCGTAGTTGAGCGCGTGATATCCCGATGCGGTGCCCGGTGCCCACCACGGTTCCTGTTTGGCCAGCCGCTCGGTGGCCGCCGTCCAGTCGTAGATGTCGTCGATCCCGAACGGCGCCTCCCAGCCCGACACCCCCGAGGTGTGGGCGAGCAGATGGCGAATCTCGATGTCCTGCTTGCCGTTTGCGCCGAACTCGGGCCAGTAGGCAGCCACCGGGGCGAACGGGTCGAGCTGCCCGCGGTCGACGAGGATGAGCGCGGCCAGCGCGGTGAGCGTCTTGCTGCAGGACCAGAAGTTGACGATGGTGTGCTCGGCCCACGGGATCGTGGCGGCGCGGTCGGCGTGCCCACCCCAGATGTCGACGACGAGTTCGCCGTCGAGGTCGACGGCGATCGACGCGCCGAGTTCATCACCCTTGGCGATCTCGTCGGCCAGCGCGTCGGCGACGCCGTCGAACCGCTTGTCCCACTGCCCGTGCACGGTCTGCTGCATCGGCTCATCATGCCGGTGCCGACCGCGCTGATGAGGGCAAACGGGCCGCTTGGGCGGTCGCCCCGGAGTAG
The window above is part of the Mycolicibacterium rutilum genome. Proteins encoded here:
- a CDS encoding serine hydrolase domain-containing protein; amino-acid sequence: MQQTVHGQWDKRFDGVADALADEIAKGDELGASIAVDLDGELVVDIWGGHADRAATIPWAEHTIVNFWSCSKTLTALAALILVDRGQLDPFAPVAAYWPEFGANGKQDIEIRHLLAHTSGVSGWEAPFGIDDIYDWTAATERLAKQEPWWAPGTASGYHALNYGHLIGEVVRRITGSSLKDFIRDEIATPLQADVQLGARPEDTHRIAELVPPPPLDLPLDLLPADHPLIKTFGPLLGTTADFAAVAETDGWRRADIGGANGHGNARALARALSPISRGGAAHGVQLLRPETIDLIFSEQVDGTDVVLMVPLRFGIGFGLPSAAFPAFPEGRICFWGGWGGSMAVMDTDRRATITYVMNKMGPGTTGTERTNRYATAIYEALG